A window from Vicia villosa cultivar HV-30 ecotype Madison, WI unplaced genomic scaffold, Vvil1.0 ctg.000415F_1_1, whole genome shotgun sequence encodes these proteins:
- the LOC131627930 gene encoding uncharacterized mitochondrial protein AtMg00810-like, which yields MDVKNAFLNGDLQEEVYMVPPQGVSHNQGEVCKLKKALYGLKQAPRAWFEKFTTVITSIGFLSSDHDSALFVKTTHHGRIILSLYVDDMIITGDDIDGTNDLKLQLAKQFEMKDLGTLRYFLGIEVAYSPKGYLLSQSKYIANILELTRLSDTRVVDSPLELNVKYAPSDGVPLSDPTLYRTLVGSLVYLTITRPDIAYAIHVVSKFVVAPTIVHWATVLRICRNLRGTQFQSLLFPSSSSLELRAYSDADWAGDPTDRKSTTGFCIFLGDSLISWKSKKQDIVSHSSTEAEYRAMASTTTEIVWLRWLLSDMGVILSEPTPMYCDNKSAIQIAHNSVFHERTKHIEIDCHFTRHHLQHGTITLPFISSTLQVADLFRKTHSIKRFRFLIDKLSMLPTNAS from the coding sequence atggatgttaaaaatgCATTTCTTAATGGTGACCTTCAAGAGGAAGTTTATATGGTACCCCCACAAGGTGTTTCTCATAATCAAGGGGAAGTGTGTAAGTTGAAGAAGGCATTAtatggtctaaaacaagctccaagagcttggtttGAGAAGTTCACCACTGTGATTACATCTATTGGCTTTCTCTCTAGTGATCATGATTCAGCTTTATTTGTTAAGACCACTCATCATGGTCGTATTATACTCtcattatatgttgatgatatgataatTACAGGTGATGATATAGATGGAACTAATGATTTGAAATTACAGTTAGCCAaacagtttgagatgaaggacttagGCACTCTTCGGTACTTCTTAGGCATTGAAGTTGCTTACTCTCCTAAAGGCTATCTTCTCTCTCAATCCAAGTATATCGCCAACATTCTTGAACTGACTCGCCTTTCTGATACTAGAGTGGTggatagtcctcttgagttgaaTGTGAAGTACGCTCCATCTGATGGTGTTCCTCTATCAGATCCCACCTTATATCGTACTTTGGTTGGGAGCCTGGTGTACCTTACAATTACTAGACCAGATATTGCTTATGCCATTCATGTTGTTAGTAAGTTTGTTGTCGCTCCTACTATAGTGCATTGGGCAACCGTTCTTCGCATATGTCGTAATCTTCGGGGAACCCAGTTTCAGAGCCTTCTTTTTCCCTCATCGTCCTCATTGGAATTACGTGCTTATTCTGATGCTGATTGGGCTGGCGACCCCACAGATCGTAAGTCTACTACAGGATTTTGTATCTTTCTTGGAGACTCTCTTATTTCTTGGAAGAGTAAGAAACAAGATATTGTCTCTCATTCTTCTACAGAAGCTGAGTATCGTGCTATGGCATCCACCACTACTGAAATAGTTTGGTTACGTTGGTTACTTTCTGATATGGGTGTCATTCTTTCTGAACCAACTCCCATGTATTGTGATAACAAGAGTGCCATTCAAATTGCCCACAACTCGGTCTTTCATGAACGTACCAAACACATTGAGATTGATTGTCACTTCACTCGTCATCATCTTCAACATGGGACAATTACTCTACCCTTTATCTCCTCCACTTTACAGGTTGCTGATTTGTTTAGGAAGACACATTCCATTAAACGTTTTCGTTTTTTGATTGACAAACTCTCGATGCTTCCAACTAATGCATCTTGA